The Leptospira terpstrae serovar Hualin str. LT 11-33 = ATCC 700639 nucleotide sequence AATTATTCACCTAACTCAAAATTAGCTGCCGGAATCGAATATAATCCTCTAGATGAAGTATCGAATGAAGGAAAATACACCGAATCTAAGTTTGGAACTGCAACGGAGATGTCTTTAATTTTTGATCCATCATGCATAGAGTAGTAGAGTGCTTTTTTACCGGAAGAATCAAGAACCATGATTCCTGTTTTTTTTGCAATCGGTAGGATTCGTTGTGGGAGTGATAAAAGAAATGGTTTGAGCCATGGGTTGTTATGGATAATGTTCACAAGACCAGAGCGAGGTTTGATGATACCAACCCAAATTCTACCTTTTGAATCTCTCTCCAAACCGTCCGCTAGACCAGGAAGGTTTTCAAATAAAACTTCAAAAGTACCTTCTTTTTTTCCATTGATGTTTGCTTTGATAATTCTAAATTTTGTTGTCTCAGTAATAATGACAGATTCTTCTTTTGATTTTGAATGATCTGCAATGATGATTCCATCGACAAAAGTAAATCCACTCATGACTAATGAAATCGTATTTTTTTGTCTGTCAAACATCCAAAGTTTACCATGAGGATAGAGTCCGATTGCTTCTGGCACCGCACCACTTCCCATAGCAGCATCAGACCTTTCAAACGGTTCAGAGATATAGATTCTGTTACCATCGTTGGAAACAGCGAGATCATTGCATAAGGAAAAGACTCTTGAGTTTGTTTCGTTTAAGTTTTTTAATTCAAATGTTGGTCGTTTGGATTCTGAATATACAATTTCAAAATCGGAGATTTCTATTTTTGGTAATGTTAGTACAAGAGGTACAACCGATTTTGATTTTATGTTTACTTCATACAAACCAACTCGTTGTGTTTCTTCGTAAGTTACACCGCCAAGTCGCGATGCGCAAACTAAAATGGATTCGTTCTTTTTGTTTGCAAATTGTAAACCAGCAGGATTCACAGGTGGTTTAACCCAAGCAGTAGCCGAATTTGAATTCAAATCTAATTTCCAAATCCAACCATCCATGCCAGAGGCAAATGCGATTTGGTTTTTATTGTCAAAAATGAGGTCATCGTGACCAGGTAACTCTTGTATGTTGACCTTAAGGTTACTTAAAAATGGATCTGGTTTGCTTACGTCCTGAATAGAGACAGGTACATTACCCAACTTGTAGGCGTTTCCAATTTTGATATTACCAGTATTACATCCAATGGACATTAAAGAGAATAAGACTATATATTGATATTTTTTCGTTTTCATATAAATTCCTTCGTGGTTTTGTATTTTTTTACATGAGGGACATCGTCGTCTAACCAGTAGGCTTTGTTTTCTTCCACAACCAATATTTCTTCGAACTTAAATCCAGTTTTTCCTCTACCTAAATGTGGTTCGATCGCCCATAATCCAACTTTATTTCCTTCGTGATCTGGTGTTAAAAGTTCTGGCAAAACTTTATGGGATAAAAATTCATATGACCCTTGTAAGCTGAACCAACTAGCAAAGCTTATCGGTAACAAAGGAAAAGAAATGTTCGGAAGGTTTACCTTATACACTCTATGCCCAAGCACTGCAAATGGATACAATGCATGGACATTATCGTAACCTAATTCTTTTGCATCTGAATCAATTTTCCACCAAATCTCTGAAGAAGTCATGGAAGAGCTAAAGTATTTTGGAATTTCTTCGCGAAGTTGTATTAGGTAATCCATTCCTTTATCGAGCTCAGAATTTTTAATTAAAGAAGATGAATAACCTATATCACCAATATAACCTTCTACAACAGGAGATACATCCAGTATAAATGATTCTTCTTCCGTTAATTTCTTTTTACCAGGATGGAATTGAGTAAATCGTTTGTATCCATCAAACCTTGCATGTTCACCAAACCAAGCAAAGGGTCTATGTAAAAAAACTTTCACGCCATGATCACGTAAGTACTCATCCATACGTTTGGCTGTTTGTTTTTCAGTCCACCCAGGTTTCATTTCCTTTTCAATTGTTGTTACACAATCATATGCCAATCTTTGAGCTTTTAAAAAACCGGATTTCTCTTCTAACGATGGAATTTTGATCGATTCGGAATTGAATTTTGAAAACTTTGAGGATAATTTAGATAACAATCCTCTTTCTTTTGTTATGGGCATAAGTTTTTCTTTTCCTTGGTAGAGAAAGAGAATAACAAATTATAAAAATCTGTGCTTGAATGATTCCGGTATTTTTAAGATTTAATGAAGATTTTAATCAGGTTCGCAGAACCGGACTTCCGCTGTTTTGAGATGGCCAAAAAATAAAGAAGGTATAAATCCAAAGTTTTCTTTAAAGGTTCTGGAAAAATGGGCAGAATCAGAAAAACCCGCAGCATGGGCTGCATCCGTAAGATTCTTGCCAGCTTTCAATTCTTTCACTGCACGTAAAATTCGAACCCATAACAAATACCTTCGCAGGGGAATTCCAAGATTTTCTTTAAATAGGCGAATTAAACGATCTTCTGAAATAGAAAAATTTTTTCCAATTTCTTTCATGCGAATGCTATTCGGAACTTCCATCCGGATTCTTTTTGCTATCTTTTGAATTCTTGGGTCTACGGAAGTTTTTAATGTATCAAATGGATAAACAGTACGAAGTAAATTTAATTGTAATTCAGTGGCTTCGTGATCACTTAAATTTCCATAATATAAAGACCAAAGAGTTTCGATTAAAGGTAAAAAATTTTGAATATCTAATCTTTTCACTTCACCAGAAGAAATTGATTCAGCTATAGAACCAAACTCATAGGTTTCTGGATCAATGAGTAAAGCTACCATTTCTATACCTGGAGAAATAGTTCGATGGTAAGTATTTGGACCAACTAATGCAACCCTGTAATCTTCCTTGCCTAAATCAGTTTCAATGGTAATATTTTTTTCTAAGGAAATAGCAAGTGTTGCAGCATAATGAGAGTGAAAGTCGGTTTGCATACTATTGGTTGCAAACATAACACGACTATTCCATAAATATAGAATACTTTTGCTTTCAAACTCCATCTATAAGCCTTTCTCTGCAATATAGAATAATTTCACAGTTAAAATAGAAAGTAGTAATACCGAAGAAATAATAACTCTTCATTCATGATTTGGTTTAGATTTTTTTTTTTGAATTCTTTTCTTAGTTTTTTCTAAGTTTTCGTTAACTCGAAACTTTACGATTTTTTTAATCAAACCATAGGGAATCGGTTCATTCAACGGAAATTGAATGGATCCTTTCCCAAATTTATATTTTGATATTTCTTTCTGGAAGGCTATGTTTCCTGAAGGAAGTGCATAAAATCCGATATGTTTTGCATATGCCGCAAAATGTACCAAGGTTCCATTTAAAACAAATGTTGGCATTGCATAACTAATTGTTTCCGTTGCTTCTGGCACTTCCTTTTGAATAGTACTTCGAATCGTTTGAAGGATTTGTTGTACTTCGTTTGGGAAGTTCTTTATATATTCATCAATTGATTTAGGAATCTTTGAGTTCATTGCAAATATTCTCTATACTTTCGTTTGTTTCCAATTACCTTTCGTGAATAACCATAGAGTAAAGATTCCAACCGACGATTCAGAAATCATGATAGCCCAAAACACACCTGTTGGTCCATAAGCTAAATGTTTTCCTAAAACATAGGCAAGTGGGATCTGGATTAACCAAAAGAATACTACATTGATTTTCGTAGGTGTAATGGTATCACCTGCACCATTAAACGCCTGTCCTGCGGCCATCCACCAGGCATAAATGAAATAGGAATAGGATACAATTTGTAACCATTCTCCACCTATTTTTATCACTTCTGCATCCTCAGTAAAAATTGAAATTAAACTGTCGCTCCAAAAGTAATAAACTATGGAAACAATTATCAAATATCCCATGTTACAGAAGCCAGTAAACCATACGGATTGTTCTGCTCGTTCGGGTTTCCCGGCTCCTAAATTTTGGCCTACTAAGGTCGCTACTGCATTGGACATCCCCCAGGAAGGCATCAAGGTAAACATCATTGTTCTTATTGCAATAGTAGCACCTGCCACTGTTTGGCTTCCAAATTCGGAAAGAATCCTCATAATAAAAATCCAAGAGGTCATAGCAACGATCATCTGCCCAATTCCACCAAGTGAAGTTTTTAAAATCCCGAGTATGGTTTCCCATTCTATTTTCAGATGTGAACTTAGGATTTTAATGTGTTTGCCACCTTGAAATAACAACCATAACTGAAACATCACTCCTATTCCTCGGCCTAGGTTTGTTGCAATGGCTGCACCAGTAATTCCATAAGCAGGAATTGGTCCCCATCCAAATATAAAAATGGGATCTAAAACAATATTTAATCCGTTGGAAATCCACAAAACTCTCATGGAAATTGCGGCATCACCTGCACCTCGAAAAACTGCATTGATAAGAAATAGCAGAACGATCACAATATTTCCACCTAACATCCATTGCATATAGTGGTAACCTTCTGTTAATACCCACTCATCTCCCCCCATAAGCATCAGGAGTTCTTTTGAAAAAAATATTCCAGCGATAGCGAAAGGAATGGACGCAATGATTGCGATCCAAATGGACTGAATTGCAGCAACACCAGCTTTATCTTTTTCTTTTTCTCCAATCCTTCTGGCAACAATAGCTGTGACAGAAAAAGATAGACCCATCGCTACAGAATACAAAAGAAATAAATAAGTTTCGGTAAGTCCCACAGTTGCAATGGCAGAAGCACCTAAGGCACCGACGAAGTAAATATCCACAACTGCAAATACAGACTCTAATACTAGCTCCAAAACCATTGGAACAGAGAGCAGAAACACTGCTTTTCGAATGCTAACTTCGGTGTAATCTTCTTCGGAACCAGCTAGAGCTTTCTTTAAATCTTCCCATAAACTAGCACTTGTCATTTGGAGTTTCCTGTTGATACATAAAGTTTACCACCTAAGTAAGCGATTGGTGGGGTGAGTATGACTAAGGACCACGAATACCACCATGGACCTAAATGTCCTGCCAGGATGGCTCCTGTAATACCTAAGACCAAACCGATTCCACCCAAAATATAAGCATGTTTCATCGGGTTTTGAGGGGCTAATCTTGCGGTTAAATAACATCCGAAAATACTGAAAATGATCCTATAACCTAATACAAATAAAACAATAGGTGTTGCTACAAACATATGATCATAAGGAAGGATATTCATTACTTTAAGAATTGTATCAAATAAGATGGAAAGAACAACGTTTGATATTAAACCAACGAAGATTGCAATTGCACTTTTTAACATGTTTATTGATTTCCTTTGGCTGCTTTCTCTAGAACAGCTATAATTATTTTTTTCATCGCCAAAAAAGCTTTATAAACGCTTCCCACTTTTTCAGATTTTTTGTAAGATAACAATTCTATTAATTGAGTTAGTGTAATTTGCCAAGACAAACCAATCTTATTTTGAACCCAGACGAACGGCATTTTTTTATATAGATTCATTTTATTTCTCCAGATATTGGTTGAGTCTCGAAAGTGTTTGATGTCCGCTTTCAATAGCTCCAAATGCTATCACCGCATTTCGAACGTTTGTATCAGGAAAAGTCATTTGCATCTTTACTAATGTTTGGTTCTTATCGAGTGCAATTAGATATACGTTAACTAAAAAATCATCATTTTTATTTTCTTCGCCAGAACCATGTAAGTATTCTAAGTAGTCGAATTTTCTAATTTCCTTATATTGAATAGTGTTTGGCCATACCTTTCCATCTGGACCAACCATTGTAAAGACCCATTTCCCACCTACTTTAAAATCCATAGTTTTTGTTGTAGTTTTAAATCCGCTCGGACCCCACCAAGTATCTATCGTCAGCGGGTTTGCAAATGCATTAAATACCAATTCTTGCGAGTGTTTTAACTTTTTTTCTAAGCTGATTTGGTTTGGGTTAGGTAATGCGTTAGCTTCTAATTTTTCGAAACTTTCTGACCAACCTTCTTTCATACCAGAATTAGCAAATCCATCTCTGATTTGGTTGTTTGCAAATTCAGTAATGAGAACCACCTTTGTTTTTCCTTCATTCTCTTCGAATAATACTCTTAATTTTGAATTTAAAATTTCTCGGTCTCCAGTAATACCCGCCATCTTTTGAACTTCTTTTACCCATTCATCTGGATGTTCATCAACTAAATCACTGATCACAAAACTTTGAAAAGGTGTGATTTCTAAAAATTTTCCAATGATTGGATAATCGACACCTTCAGGTGATCGCATCACGATTCGATATGATCCACCTACTTTAAAATCAAAGTTTACTGTTGGATTTGTAAACCCTTTCGGTCCCCACCATTTTTCAATATGAACGGGATTGGTCCATACTTCCCAAACAAGTTGGATAGGAGCATCAAACAGTCGTTCAATGCGAACGATATTTTCTTCTAGTGTGACAATTGGATCAGCTTTAAACATTCTTAATTTTTTCCTTTTTGTAGTTCTGTTAGATACGCATCCAAACGATCTAATCGTTCTTCCCATAGTTTTTTGTATTGCTCCAACCATTGGTTGGCTTCTTGGAGCGCTTCTACTTTCAGACGGCATGGTCTAAATTGGGCAGCCTTGCCTTTTTCAATGAGTCCAGCCTTTTCCAAAACCTTTAGGTGTTTGGAAATTCCCGGAAGGCTCATTTGGAAGGGTTCCGCCAATTGAAGGACAGTCGCCTCGCCAGAAACAAGTTGCATTAATATCTGCCGGCGTGTTGGATCTGCCAATGCCTGGAAAGTGGCATTTAGAGCTTCCTCGGATTCCAGTAATTTAACCATATAGATAATTAACCATTTGGTTAAATTGGATGCCTATCCAAATGTTGTCAAGGGAATTCTGGATTTTGGGGGCGGGTGGTATAGAATGGATATTTGTATCCCCGCCCGATTAGGGATGGGAACTAGACCCGCCACCCAATGAGATCCACCTACCACACAATCCTTAGTTTTCCCAGTAAATCTTTATAAATCGAAAATATTCTCAATAAAAGTTCATAGTTGGACTAGGGCATAGAACAAACTTTCATTGTAATATGGTTGTTTGGAATGGGAACTGGAGAGTAAACGAAAAGAAGAAGGCTACTAACTATTCAGCAGTATCATCATTAGCAACAATTAGGTGCTTATATTTTTCTGGTTGGTTTGTCTTTAAATAAAATTCCAAAATGGTCTCTACGTCGGCTTCCGTTTTCATAGAAAACCATTTGCCTTCGGGGTATGACACTTGGATGGGACCGAGTTCACACCGATCCAAACAACCAGACTTTTGCACTCGAAATTTGTATTGGATTCCAGCTTTGGCTGCTTTTAGTTTTAGAAGTTTTAATAATTCGATAGAACCTTGGTTTCCACAAGACACCCGTTCGCCGGGTGCTCTTTGGTTTTCACAAACAAAAATATGTTTTTCGTAAAACATATACTCTGGTATTTCCTAAACTGCGTAGTCTTCCATAGGGATACATGAGCAAACTAAATTCCTGTCACCATAGACGTTGTCTACTCGGCCAACACTTGGCCAAAATTTACGTGTACGTAACCAAGGAAGTGGATAGGCCGCTCTCTCTCTTGGATAAGAATGGTTCCATGAATCACTAATGACCATGTCCGCAGTGTGAGGAGAATTTTTAAGAGGATTGTCTTCTTTCGAAAGAACACCTGATTCGATGTCTTTGATTTCTCCAGCAATGGCTAACATAGAATCAATGAATCTATCGAGTTCCTCTTTGGATTCAGATTCTGTTGGTTCTACCATTAATGTTCCTGGAACAGGAAATGACATCGTAGGAGAATGGAAACCATAGTCAATCAGTCGTTTGGCGATGTCTTCTACTTCGACTCCGCTACCTTTTTTGAATCCACGCATATCCAAAATACATTCATGGGCCACAAGGCCTTTGTTTCCGCGATACAATACAGGAAAAGAGGACTCTAATTTTTTTGCGATATAGTTTGCATTGAGAATTGCAACCTTAGTTGCGAATTGTAATCCTTCGAAACCAAGCATGGCAATGTAAGCCCAAGAGATCACAATGATCGAAGCAGATCCCCAAGGAGCTGCAGACACCGCCCACTGGCTGTTATTCGACCCATTTTCCACAAGGCTATGCCCAGGAAGAAATGGTGCTAAATGTTCAGCAACACCAATGGGTCCAACTCCTGGTCCACCACCACCGTGAGGGATACAGAATGTTTTGTGTAGGTTTAAGTGACAAACATCGGCGCCGA carries:
- a CDS encoding ArsR/SmtB family transcription factor yields the protein MVKLLESEEALNATFQALADPTRRQILMQLVSGEATVLQLAEPFQMSLPGISKHLKVLEKAGLIEKGKAAQFRPCRLKVEALQEANQWLEQYKKLWEERLDRLDAYLTELQKGKN
- a CDS encoding SRPBCC family protein gives rise to the protein MFKADPIVTLEENIVRIERLFDAPIQLVWEVWTNPVHIEKWWGPKGFTNPTVNFDFKVGGSYRIVMRSPEGVDYPIIGKFLEITPFQSFVISDLVDEHPDEWVKEVQKMAGITGDREILNSKLRVLFEENEGKTKVVLITEFANNQIRDGFANSGMKEGWSESFEKLEANALPNPNQISLEKKLKHSQELVFNAFANPLTIDTWWGPSGFKTTTKTMDFKVGGKWVFTMVGPDGKVWPNTIQYKEIRKFDYLEYLHGSGEENKNDDFLVNVYLIALDKNQTLVKMQMTFPDTNVRNAVIAFGAIESGHQTLSRLNQYLEK
- a CDS encoding M24 family metallopeptidase, which translates into the protein MPITKERGLLSKLSSKFSKFNSESIKIPSLEEKSGFLKAQRLAYDCVTTIEKEMKPGWTEKQTAKRMDEYLRDHGVKVFLHRPFAWFGEHARFDGYKRFTQFHPGKKKLTEEESFILDVSPVVEGYIGDIGYSSSLIKNSELDKGMDYLIQLREEIPKYFSSSMTSSEIWWKIDSDAKELGYDNVHALYPFAVLGHRVYKVNLPNISFPLLPISFASWFSLQGSYEFLSHKVLPELLTPDHEGNKVGLWAIEPHLGRGKTGFKFEEILVVEENKAYWLDDDVPHVKKYKTTKEFI
- a CDS encoding iron chaperone encodes the protein MNSKIPKSIDEYIKNFPNEVQQILQTIRSTIQKEVPEATETISYAMPTFVLNGTLVHFAAYAKHIGFYALPSGNIAFQKEISKYKFGKGSIQFPLNEPIPYGLIKKIVKFRVNENLEKTKKRIQKKKSKPNHE
- a CDS encoding MATE family efflux transporter, coding for MTSASLWEDLKKALAGSEEDYTEVSIRKAVFLLSVPMVLELVLESVFAVVDIYFVGALGASAIATVGLTETYLFLLYSVAMGLSFSVTAIVARRIGEKEKDKAGVAAIQSIWIAIIASIPFAIAGIFFSKELLMLMGGDEWVLTEGYHYMQWMLGGNIVIVLLFLINAVFRGAGDAAISMRVLWISNGLNIVLDPIFIFGWGPIPAYGITGAAIATNLGRGIGVMFQLWLLFQGGKHIKILSSHLKIEWETILGILKTSLGGIGQMIVAMTSWIFIMRILSEFGSQTVAGATIAIRTMMFTLMPSWGMSNAVATLVGQNLGAGKPERAEQSVWFTGFCNMGYLIIVSIVYYFWSDSLISIFTEDAEVIKIGGEWLQIVSYSYFIYAWWMAAGQAFNGAGDTITPTKINVVFFWLIQIPLAYVLGKHLAYGPTGVFWAIMISESSVGIFTLWLFTKGNWKQTKV
- a CDS encoding (2Fe-2S) ferredoxin domain-containing protein, with product MFYEKHIFVCENQRAPGERVSCGNQGSIELLKLLKLKAAKAGIQYKFRVQKSGCLDRCELGPIQVSYPEGKWFSMKTEADVETILEFYLKTNQPEKYKHLIVANDDTAE
- a CDS encoding helix-turn-helix transcriptional regulator, which translates into the protein MFATNSMQTDFHSHYAATLAISLEKNITIETDLGKEDYRVALVGPNTYHRTISPGIEMVALLIDPETYEFGSIAESISSGEVKRLDIQNFLPLIETLWSLYYGNLSDHEATELQLNLLRTVYPFDTLKTSVDPRIQKIAKRIRMEVPNSIRMKEIGKNFSISEDRLIRLFKENLGIPLRRYLLWVRILRAVKELKAGKNLTDAAHAAGFSDSAHFSRTFKENFGFIPSLFFGHLKTAEVRFCEPD
- a CDS encoding SMP-30/gluconolactonase/LRE family protein, giving the protein MKTKKYQYIVLFSLMSIGCNTGNIKIGNAYKLGNVPVSIQDVSKPDPFLSNLKVNIQELPGHDDLIFDNKNQIAFASGMDGWIWKLDLNSNSATAWVKPPVNPAGLQFANKKNESILVCASRLGGVTYEETQRVGLYEVNIKSKSVVPLVLTLPKIEISDFEIVYSESKRPTFELKNLNETNSRVFSLCNDLAVSNDGNRIYISEPFERSDAAMGSGAVPEAIGLYPHGKLWMFDRQKNTISLVMSGFTFVDGIIIADHSKSKEESVIITETTKFRIIKANINGKKEGTFEVLFENLPGLADGLERDSKGRIWVGIIKPRSGLVNIIHNNPWLKPFLLSLPQRILPIAKKTGIMVLDSSGKKALYYSMHDGSKIKDISVAVPNLDSVYFPSFDTSSRGLYSIPAANFELGE